In Silene latifolia isolate original U9 population chromosome X, ASM4854445v1, whole genome shotgun sequence, the following proteins share a genomic window:
- the LOC141617119 gene encoding protein FAR1-RELATED SEQUENCE 3-like: MILDYLKALSESQDGFYYAYQVDEDNCLAKIFWADAQARMNYSLFGDTITFDPTYGTNKYHMAFTPFTGVDNHKKSVTFAVALVDHENDGSFIWVFKKFLDCMGNKEPRCILTDQDPETDFVERICGVVWDTDLEPIEFEEKWTQVINDFELNDNTWLTYMYGKRHKWIPAYFRDLPLGCLLKTTQRSESQNSYFKRFESIDGTLVEFWLRFQSAMEQQRYNHDFLICK; this comes from the exons ATGATTCTCGATTATTTAAAGGCACTTTCTGAATCACAAGATGGCTTTTACTATGCTTACCAAGTTGATGAGGATAATTGTTTGGCTAAAATCTTTTGGGCCGATGCACAAGCAAGAATGAATTATTCCTTGTTTGGGGACACCATCACCTTTGATCCTACTTACGGTACTAACAAGTACCACATGGCCTTCACCCCATTCACTGGTGTTGACAACCACAAAAAATCAGTGACTTTTGCTGTTGCACTTGTCGATCATGAGAACGATGGGTCATTCATTTGGGTGTTTAAGAAGTTCCTTGATTGTATGGGCAACAAGGAACCTCGATGCATTCTTACCGATCAAGATCCG GAGACTGACTTTGTTGAGCGGATATGCGGAGTTGTTTGGGATACTGACTTGGAACCCATTGagtttgaagaaaaatggactCAAGTGATTAATGACTTTGAGTTGAATGATAATACTTGGTTGACATACATGTATGGCAAAAGGCACAAATGGATACCTGCTTACTTTAGGGATTTGCCTTTAGGCTGCCTTTTGAAGACtacacaaagatcagagagtcAAAACAGTTATTTCAAAAGATTTGAGAGCATAGATGGCACACTTGTAGAATTTTGGTTGCGTTTTCAGAGTGCAATGGAACAACAACGCTATAATCACGATTTCTTGATCTGCAAGTGA
- the LOC141623181 gene encoding nicotinate phosphoribosyltransferase 2-like, with translation MEVKGENGPRTTMAEDVQRRRSAIQPPTNPMVTPLLTDLYQYTMAYAYWKAGKHTERAVFDLFFRRSPFGGEYTVFAGLEECIRFIANFKFTEEDVTFVRDAMPGKCEEGFLDYLRELDCSEVEVYAIPEGSVVFPRVPLIRVAGPVAVAQLLETTLVNLINFASLVATNAARHRMVAGNDKALLEFGLRRAQGPDGGISASRYCYMGGFDATSNVAAGQLFGIPLKGTHSHAFVSSFMSLDEIVEKSLISADGSTSCEDFVSLVQTWLAKIQRTKFLTSGFGETNLSELAAFTSYALAFPDNFLALVDTYDVLRSGIPNFCAVALALRDLGYKAMGIRLDSGDLAYLSCEARKFFQAIETEFGVPGFGKMSITASNDLNEETLDHLNKQGHQVDAFGIGTYLVTCYAQAALGCVFKLVEINNQPRMKLSEDVSKVSIPCKKQCYRLYGKEGYALVDLMTGENEPAPKAGERILCRHPFNESKRAYVVPQQVEELFKCYWSGSSDKMRENMPPLKEIRERCMKQLKQMRPDHMRRLNPTPYKVSVSAKLYDFIHFLWLNEAPVGELH, from the exons ATGGAGGTCAAGGGAGAGAACGGTCCGAGGACAACAATGGCGGAAGATGTACAACGACGTCGTTCTGCAATCCAACCTCCCACCAATCCAATGGTCACGCCTTTATTGACTGATTTGTATCAGTATACCATGGCCTATGCTTACTGGAAAGCTGGCAAACATACTGAACGCGCTGT TTTTGATCTATTTTTCCGAAGGAGCCCCTTTGGTGGCGAGTATACAGTTTTTGCTGGTCTAGAAGAGTGCATAAGATTCATAGCCAACTTCAAGTTTACTGAGGAGGATGTTACTTTTGTTAGAGACGCTATGCCTGGTAAATGTGAG GAGGGTTTTCTGGATTACCTTCGAGAATTAGACTGCTCTGAAGTTGAAGTCTATGCTATTCCAGAAGGATCAGTTGTTTTCCCAAGGGTGCCTCTTATTAGGGTGGCAGGACCTGTTGCT GTGGCTCAACTTTTGGAAACTACTCTTGTCAACCTTATCAATTTTGCATCACTGGTGGCAACTAATGCTGCAAGGCACAGAATGGTTGCTGGAAATGACAAAGCACTACTTGAGTTTGGCCTTAGAAGGGCCCAG GGGCCTGATGGAGGAATTAGTGCGTCAAGATACTGCTACATGGGTGGTTTTGATGCAACAAG CAATGTTGCAGCTGGACAATTGTTTGGAATACCGCTCAAGGGAACACATTCACATGCCTTTGTCAGCTCATTTATG AGCTTAGATGAGATTGTGGAGAAGTCGCTAATCAGTGCTGATGGATCAACTTCTTGTGAGGATTTTGTGTCTCTGGTTCAAACGTGGTTGGCTAAAATTCAG AGGACGAAGTTTTTGACCAGTGGCTTTGGTGAGACAAATTTAAGCGAGTTAGCAGCTTTCACCTCATACGCCCTGGCGTTTCCTGATAATTTTCTGGCTCTAGTGGACACATATGAT GTTTTGAGGAGCGGAATTCCAAACTTCTGTGCAGTTGCTTTGGCGCTTAGAGATTTAGG GTATAAGGCCATGGGAATTAGATTGGACTCTGGAGACCTGGCTTATTTGTCTTGTGAGGCACGCAAGTTTTTTCAAGCTATTGAGACAGAGTTTGGAGTTCCTGGTTTTGGAAAGATGAGTATTACTGCTAGCAATGACCTTAATGAGGAAACTTTGGATCATCTAAACAAGCAG GGTCATCAAGTTGATGCGTTTGGAATAGGGACTTACCTGGTGACATGCTATGCTCAAGCTGCATTGGGTTGCGTTTTCAAGCTCGTTGAGATTAATAACCAGCCTCGTATGAAATTATCTGAAGATGTTTCCAAG GTATCCATTCCATGTAAGAAACAATGTTACAGATTGTATGGAAAAGAGGGATATGCTCTAGTAGACTTGATGACTGGAGAAAATGAACCAGCTCCTAAG GCTGGTGAGAGAATTCTCTGCCGTCATCCATTCAATGAGTCCAAAAGAGCATATGTGGTACCACAACAAGTGGAGGAGCTATTCAAGTGCTATTGGAGTGGTAGCTCAG ACAAAATGAGAGAAAACATGCCACCTCTAAAGGAAATCAGAGAGAGGTGCATGAAGCAGCTGAAGCAAATGCGTCCAGACCACATGAGGAGATTAAATCCTACACCATACAAG GTGAGTGTGAGCGCAAAGTTGTATGACTTTATCCATTTCCTATGGCTAAACGAGGCACCTGTGGGAGAATTGCATTGA